Sequence from the uncultured Draconibacterium sp. genome:
GCAGCTGATCACGTTTTTTTATCAAGGTGTGCGTACGGATAACCATAATTATAGCAACCACAACAAAAACGAAGATCATGAACTTACCGCTGATTGCAATTAGCAAGGCCACAATTCCTGAAACTGAAAAAGCAATTAATGCGGTTAAAAACCAGCCACCTATTACGGCAAAAACTCCTGAGATACGGTATACCGCACTTTCGCGATCCCAGGCACGATCGGATAACGAAGTACCCATTGCAACCATAAAGGTTACGTAAGTAGTAGAAAGCGGTAATTTTAGCGAAGTACCCATTGCAATAAGAATACTGGCTACAACAAGGTTTACCGATGCCCTGACTTTATCGAACGAAGGTGGATCCTGATCGTCTTCGCTAAAGTAAGAATGTGGTTCGAAACGAGAACTTATTCCCCCGGTTAATGCCGATGGAAGTACATTGGCAACGCGGTTATTAAATTTTGTTGCTCCACGAACGATTACCCTGGCTGCAAACGACGAACCAAAACGCTCATCGCCTTCATTTTGTCTCGACAGGTCGAGCGAAGTTGCAATAACCGATTTTGCCTTTTTCGACATGATCAGCGTTACAATCATCACAAGGCCTGCAATTAGCAGCATATATGTTGGTGTTCCTACTTTTCCGGCCAGCATTGCCATCGAAAAAGTATCAGGATTAGTTGCTCCTTGTGCAACCCAGGCCTGGAACGAATTGAAACCGGCCAGCGGCACACCAATAAAGTTTACCAGGTCGTTTCCGGCAAAAGCCATGGCCAGCGCGAATGTACCGGCCAGCACCACAACCTTTAATATTTTTATATTAAAAATCCATTTTAGCAACTGAATAAATACGACCCAAAATCCAAAGCTGTATAAAAGCATTAATCCGGTGTGGTGTTTGAGCCATTCCTGAATGGTTTCGCCGCTGCTTAACTCAATCCCTGCATAGGTTGACCCCTTCATACCTTTAATCACAATAAAATAGGTAATTACGGTAATGGCCAAACCTCCAAAAGCTGAACCAAAATATTTCATCGGTCCGCGATATTTAAAGGTAAACAACATACGTGTTAAATACTGCACGAGAGCTCCAACCGTAAAGGCCACAAATACCGAGAGCAATATTCCGGTAATAATGGCCAGTGCCTTACTCGAATTAATGTATTGCGACAATTCCATCAATACCGAGCCTCCTGCTGCTTTGATTTTTACAACCGATACAGCTACAGCAGCTCCAAGTAATTCGAAAACAATGGAAACGGTTGTAGACGTAGGCATTCCGAAGGTATTGAACATATCGAGCAGAATAACATCGGTTATCATTACTGCCAGAAAAATGATCATGATTTCGGAAAAGACAAACATCTCCGGGTGAAAAATTCCCTTTCGGGCTACTTCCATCATTCCACTTGAAAATGTTGCCCCGATTAGCACCCCTAAACTGGCCATTAGAAATATCACCCATTTGGGAGCTGCTTTCGATCCAACAGCAGAATTAAGAAAATTTACAGCATCATTACTAACCCCTACAATCAGGTCTGAAATAGCTAATGCGAAAAGTACAATTACTAGAATCAGGTAAAAGTTTTCCATTCAATTTTGATTTTAATAAAGGTCGGCAAATATAAAGCAAGTAAAAAGTTTAATCGTTTTGTAATATTAATAAAATATTAACTAACCATGAAATTACCATTAACCAATTAATAACCACTTTTTTATACGACATTTGAAACCTTAATTTGCAAAGTTCGGTTTTCGGATAACAGACAGTATATAACATAACTACATTAAATGAGAACATATTCTTCGAAATTCCTTGCCATTCTGGTTGCTATTATTTTAACCTTGCTGGCATTTGGTATTGCAATGCTGGCACACTACTTTGGCGAGAATATTTTGGTTATTACCATTTCTACAGCGGCCTTCTTTGTTGCCGCTTACTTTTCCATTTTATACATTATTAAGAAATACATCATCGATCGTATCCGGCCCTTGTATAACACCATTCGCGATTTACCGCTGAGCGGGAAAAAGATGGAGGAAAAAATCGATTCGAACAGTTTGCTGTTAAACGTAAAGTACGAAGTTGAAGAATGGGCCAAGTCGCAATTAAAAGAAATTGAGCGACTTAAAGAGCTGGAAAAATACCGCAAAGATTTTGTTGGAAACGTATCGCACGAACTGAAAACACCAATTTTTAATATTCAGGGTTATGTTCTTACGCTTTTGGAAGGCGGTTTGGAAGACCCCAAGATCAATAAACTTTACCTGAAACGCACAGAAAAAAGTATCGACCGGATGGTATCGATCGTTGAAGACCTGGAATCGATCACCAAACTGGAATCGGGTGAGCTGCAGCTAAACATGACTCGTTTTGATATTGTAAAAACCGTTGAGGAAGTCATTGAAATGGAACACTGGCAAGCATCAGAAAGCCAGATTACGGTGCAGATCATTAACAAACCCGACAGGCCCATTTATGTGCGTGCCGACAAAAAACGTATTCTCGAAGTCATTACCAACCTTATTGTTAACGGCGTAAAATATGGCAAACAAAACGGATATGTAAACATTTCGTTTCACGATTTAGAAGAAAATATAATTGTTGAAGTTGCCGATAACGGAATTGGTATCGAAAAAAAGGACCTGCGTCGTATTTTTGAGCGTTTCTTCCGTGTCGATAAATCGCGTTCGCGCGAACAAGGTGGCACCGGACTTGGACTTTCGATTGTAAAACACATTATCGAAGCTCATAATCAATCTATTAACGTACGAAGTGTACTCGACCAGGGAACCACATTCAATTTTACACTCGAAAAGCAAAAGTAGCCCAATCAAAACTTTCCGTAAAAAAAAACGTAAGAGTGGCTATTAATTTGTATTTTGGTTCGATTAAGCACTATTTTAGTTCCGTGTTTATTTTTTGTTTAAAGGAAAGTTAATTGTTCTTTAATAAGTAGCACTTACTTTTGTCAAGAATTTTATGTTATGAGTGAAAATCAATTTAAAGTTTTATTGGTTGATGACGAGATGGATATCCTCGAATTTCTGAGTTACAACCTTGAAAAAGAAGGATACGAGGTATTTACTGCCAGAAATGGAGCTGAAGCGATTAAGGTTGCTGAAAAGCAGTTGCCTCACCTCATTATACTCGACGTAATGATGCCCGAGATGGATGGAATTGCTGCATGCGAGGAACTTCGAAAAATTCCGGCATTGAGCAGCACCGTTATTGCCTTTTTAACAGCCCGCGGCGAAGACTACTCGCAAATCGCAGGTTTTGAGGCCGGAGCTGATGATTACATCACCAAACCGGTTCGCCCAAAAGTTTTGGTTAGCCGCGTAAAAGCGCTGTTAAAACGTACCGGCGAAGCTACTCAACCAGTTGAGGTGGTCGACACCAACACGGTAACAATTGGCAACCTGCTTATTGACAAAGAACGCTACCTTATTCGTATTGGCGACAACGAAATGATATTGCCAAGAAAAGAATTTGAATTGCTTTCGCTATTGGTTTCGAAACCTGGGAAAGTATTTACCCGCGAAGAGATTTACTA
This genomic interval carries:
- a CDS encoding inorganic phosphate transporter yields the protein MENFYLILVIVLFALAISDLIVGVSNDAVNFLNSAVGSKAAPKWVIFLMASLGVLIGATFSSGMMEVARKGIFHPEMFVFSEIMIIFLAVMITDVILLDMFNTFGMPTSTTVSIVFELLGAAVAVSVVKIKAAGGSVLMELSQYINSSKALAIITGILLSVFVAFTVGALVQYLTRMLFTFKYRGPMKYFGSAFGGLAITVITYFIVIKGMKGSTYAGIELSSGETIQEWLKHHTGLMLLYSFGFWVVFIQLLKWIFNIKILKVVVLAGTFALAMAFAGNDLVNFIGVPLAGFNSFQAWVAQGATNPDTFSMAMLAGKVGTPTYMLLIAGLVMIVTLIMSKKAKSVIATSLDLSRQNEGDERFGSSFAARVIVRGATKFNNRVANVLPSALTGGISSRFEPHSYFSEDDQDPPSFDKVRASVNLVVASILIAMGTSLKLPLSTTYVTFMVAMGTSLSDRAWDRESAVYRISGVFAVIGGWFLTALIAFSVSGIVALLIAISGKFMIFVFVVVAIIMVIRTHTLIKKRDQLQAEEDEVIEDADAQEEIIEKSSRQMIKAVKSSDEVVKDGINYFLEEDRAGLKKVQITSKKFSKRSKRNRDKVYSTITKLAEGPFDASHFYVQMMEHKREMAHAVHFMLEPMIKHIENNHKPFIEEQHIELKDVAANIDMFFKSILKDIEGKTFDDIDRIIEERDKILEQIYKMEKNQIKRIKNKMVNTRNSQLFFKLISEMEYLLLHSVNLVKSYRDFITNTVQKN
- a CDS encoding ATP-binding protein yields the protein MRTYSSKFLAILVAIILTLLAFGIAMLAHYFGENILVITISTAAFFVAAYFSILYIIKKYIIDRIRPLYNTIRDLPLSGKKMEEKIDSNSLLLNVKYEVEEWAKSQLKEIERLKELEKYRKDFVGNVSHELKTPIFNIQGYVLTLLEGGLEDPKINKLYLKRTEKSIDRMVSIVEDLESITKLESGELQLNMTRFDIVKTVEEVIEMEHWQASESQITVQIINKPDRPIYVRADKKRILEVITNLIVNGVKYGKQNGYVNISFHDLEENIIVEVADNGIGIEKKDLRRIFERFFRVDKSRSREQGGTGLGLSIVKHIIEAHNQSINVRSVLDQGTTFNFTLEKQK
- a CDS encoding response regulator transcription factor; this encodes MSENQFKVLLVDDEMDILEFLSYNLEKEGYEVFTARNGAEAIKVAEKQLPHLIILDVMMPEMDGIAACEELRKIPALSSTVIAFLTARGEDYSQIAGFEAGADDYITKPVRPKVLVSRVKALLKRTGEATQPVEVVDTNTVTIGNLLIDKERYLIRIGDNEMILPRKEFELLSLLVSKPGKVFTREEIYYSVWGENVVVGDRTIDVHIRKLREKIGNEHIKTLKGIGYKFVD